In Odocoileus virginianus isolate 20LAN1187 ecotype Illinois chromosome 23, Ovbor_1.2, whole genome shotgun sequence, one DNA window encodes the following:
- the FGF23 gene encoding fibroblast growth factor 23 — translation MLGARLGLWVCTLSCAVQAYPNSSPLLGSSWGGLTHLYTATARNSYHLQIHGDGHVDGSPQQTIYSALMIRSEDAGFVVITGVMSRRYLCMDFTGNIFGSHHFSPESCRFRQRTLENGYDVYHSPQHRFLVSLGRAKRAFLPGTNPPPYAQFLSRRNEIPLPHFAATARPRRHTRSAHDGGDPLSVLKPRARATPVPAACSQELPSAEDAGPAASDPLGVLRGHRLDVRAGSAGAERCRPFPGFA, via the exons ATGCTGGGGGCCCGCCTGGGGCTCTGGGTCTGCACCCTGAGCTGTGCGGTCCAAGCCTATCCCAACAGCTCCCCGCTGCTGGGCTCCAGCTGGGGCGGCCTCACCCACCTGTACACGGCCACGGCCAGGAACAGCTACCACCTGCAGATCCATGGGGATGGCCACGTGGACGGCTCCCCACAGCAGACCATCTACA GCGCCCTGATGATCAGATCGGAGGATGCGGGCTTCGTAGTGATAACAGGTGTGATGAGCAGGCGGTACCTCTGCATGGACTTCACAGGCAACATTTTTGGATCC CATCACTTCAGCCCGGAGAGCTGCCGGTTCCGGCAGCGGACGCTGGAGAATGGCTACGACGTGTACCACTCGCCGCAGCACCGCTTCCTCGTCAGCCTGGGCCGGGCCAAGCGCGCCTTCCTGCCGGGCACCAACCCGCCCCCGTACGCGCAGTTCCTGTCGCGCAGAAACGAGATCCCGTTGCCGCACTTCGCCGCCACCGCGCGGCCCCGGCGCCACACGCGCAGCGCGCACGACGGCGGGGACCCGCTCAGCGTGCTCAAGCCACGCGCCCGTGCCACGCCCGTGCCCGCCGCCTGCTCCCAGGAGCTGCCCAGCGCCGAGGACGCCGGCCCCGCCGCCAGCGACCCGCTCGGGGTGCTCCGCGGACACCGTCTGGACGTGCGCGCCGGCTCCGCAGGCGCCGAGCGCTGCCGGCCCTTCCCTGGCTTCGCCTAG
- the TIGAR gene encoding fructose-2,6-bisphosphatase TIGAR — MTRFALTVVRHGETRLNKEKIIQGQGIDEPLSETGFKQAAAAGIFLKDVKFTHVFSSDLLRTKQTMHGILEKSKFCRDMTVKYDSRLRERKYGAAEGRPLSELRAMAKAAGQECPAFTPPGGETLDQLKMRGKDFFEFLCQLILKEAGQNEEVSQEAPSSFLESSLAEIFPLGKNCASTFHSDSGTPGLAASVLVVSHGAYMRSLLDYFLTDLKCSFPATLSRSELTSVSPNTGMTVFILNFEKGGKGKPTAQCVCVNLQGHLAGVSKTP; from the exons GACAAGGAATAGATGAGCCTCTTTCAGAAACCGGATTTAAACAAGCAGCTGCTGCTGGTATATTTCTTAAAGATGTGAAGTTTACTCATGTTTTCTCCAGTGACCTTCTAAGGACAAAGCAG ACCATGCATGGGATTTTGGAGAAGAGCAAATTTTGCAGAGATATGACAGTAAAGTATGATTCAAGACTTCGAGAAAGG AAATATGGGGCCGCAGAAGGCAGGCCGCTGAGCGAGCTGAGGGCAATGGCCAAAGCGGCAGGGCAGGAGTGCCCAGCGTTCACACCACCCGGAGGAGAGACCCTGGACCAG CTGAAAATGCGTGGAAAAgacttttttgaatttctttgtcAACTGATCCTGAAAGAAGCCGGTCAAAACGAAGAGGTTTCCCAGGAAGCCCCGAGCAGCTTTCTGGAAAGCTCCCTGGCAGAGATATTTCCTTTAGGGAAAAACTGTGCCTCCACATTTCACTCGGACAGCGGCACCCCGGGCCTAGCGGCCAGTGTCTTAGTTGTGAGTCATGGTGCCTACATGCGGAGCCTGTTGGATTACTTTCTGACCGACCTCAAGTGCTCGTTCCCAGCAACTCTGAGCAGGTCTGAGCTCACGTCCGTCAGCCCTAACACAGGGATGACTGTCTTCATCCTAAACtttgagaaaggaggcaaggGGAAACCAActgcccagtgtgtgtgtgtgaacctgCAGGGCCACCTGGCCGGGGTGAGCAAAACTCCCTAA